A region of Myxococcus stipitatus DSM 14675 DNA encodes the following proteins:
- a CDS encoding MBL fold metallo-hydrolase RNA specificity domain-containing protein → MATLHFLGAAGTVTGSKFLLEHDGQQVLVDCGLFQGQKELRQRNWQPLPLPARELDAIVLTHAHIDHTGGLPRVIREGFDGPIFTTSGTRDLTALLLPDSAHLHEEEARYANKEGYSRHHPALPLYTVADAERAVGMMETFGYGRPKEIVPGITLTFYRAGHILGSAVCVFDLKSTRQRVVFSGDLGRYNAPILRDPQSVDSATTLVVESTYGDRQHRDLNPMDALCEAVQGAFDRGGVVVIPAFAVGRTQELLYHLRHLEEAGRIPEVEVYVDSPMACDATPVYLAHPEEHDLVMKSLVERGVSPLATKRTRFVTSARESKALNQVQGPAVIISASGMATGGRVLHHLKHRLPDARNTVLFVGYQSVGSRGRRLLDGEKEARIHGQLVPVAAEIRTVSGFSAHADWTETMRWMEGFDSPPRQTLLVHGEPEALEALRRRVQSRGWSAYVPGYLEKVELELAA, encoded by the coding sequence TGGCAGCCGTTGCCCCTGCCCGCGCGCGAGCTCGATGCCATCGTCCTCACGCACGCGCACATCGACCATACGGGCGGCCTGCCCCGGGTGATTCGAGAGGGGTTCGACGGCCCCATCTTCACCACGTCCGGCACGCGCGACTTGACGGCGCTGCTGCTGCCGGACTCCGCGCACCTGCACGAGGAGGAGGCGCGGTACGCGAACAAGGAGGGCTATTCCAGACACCATCCCGCACTGCCGCTCTACACGGTGGCGGACGCGGAGCGCGCGGTGGGGATGATGGAGACCTTCGGGTATGGGCGGCCGAAGGAGATTGTCCCGGGCATCACCCTCACCTTCTATCGCGCGGGCCACATCCTGGGGTCCGCGGTGTGTGTGTTCGACTTGAAGAGCACGCGGCAGCGCGTGGTCTTCAGCGGGGACCTGGGGCGCTACAACGCGCCGATCCTGAGAGACCCTCAGAGCGTGGACTCGGCGACGACGCTGGTCGTCGAGAGCACGTATGGGGACCGGCAGCACCGCGACCTGAATCCCATGGATGCACTGTGCGAGGCGGTGCAGGGAGCGTTCGACCGAGGGGGCGTGGTGGTGATTCCCGCGTTCGCGGTGGGGCGCACTCAGGAGCTGCTCTATCACCTGCGGCATCTGGAGGAGGCGGGGCGCATCCCGGAGGTGGAGGTGTATGTGGACTCGCCCATGGCGTGTGACGCGACGCCCGTCTACCTGGCGCACCCGGAGGAGCATGACCTGGTGATGAAGTCGCTGGTGGAGCGCGGGGTGTCACCGCTGGCGACGAAGCGGACGCGGTTCGTCACCTCGGCGAGGGAGAGCAAGGCGCTGAACCAGGTGCAGGGGCCCGCGGTCATCATCTCCGCGTCTGGGATGGCGACGGGTGGGCGGGTGTTGCATCACTTGAAGCACCGGCTGCCGGACGCTCGGAACACGGTGTTGTTCGTGGGGTACCAGTCCGTGGGCTCGCGGGGGCGGAGGTTGCTGGATGGGGAGAAGGAGGCGCGCATCCACGGACAGCTCGTGCCGGTGGCGGCGGAGATTCGCACGGTGAGCGGGTTCTCCGCGCACGCGGACTGGACGGAGACGATGCGGTGGATGGAGGGGTTTGACTCACCGCCTCGGCAGACCTTGCTGGTTCATGGCGAACCGGAGGCGCTGGAGGCGCTGCGCCGGCGCGTCCAGTCGCGAGGATGGAGCGCGTACGTCCCCGGCTACCTGGAGAAGGTGGAGCTGGAGCTGGCGGCCTGA
- a CDS encoding FdhF/YdeP family oxidoreductase, translated as MARAQRETEEPQDAPSQALTPLSPPVQPPEEPRPPLVGRLSEVAGGLPAVISTMKHAWGEMGPVRGTRLLLKVNQKDGFDCPGCAWPDPGHRSVAEFCENGAKAVAEEGTKERVTPDFFRQWSVADLCAQSDYWLGKQGRLTHPMVLREGATHYTPISWDEAFALVAEELQALPTPDAACFYTSGRTSNEAAFLYQLFVRQFGTNNLPDCSNMCHESSGTALNETLGIGKGTVTLEDFDQAEAIFVIGQNPGTNHPRMLTTLQAAARRGCEIVSINPLPETGLNRFKHPQEVFQLLGSGTALNTQFLQVRINGDVALLQGLGKALLEREAEQPGTVVARSFVEDKTLGFEAYAENLRAVRWEDVVERSGVPREQILAAADLLARSERTIFCWAMGLTQHRNAVANIQEIVNLTLLRGSVGKPGAGVCPVRGHSNVQGDRTMGIWERPKAAFLDSLAREFAFEPPRHHGLDVVDTIHGMHAGRVQVFFALGGNFLSATPDTELTARALRRTRLTVHVSTKLNRAHLVHGRRALILPCLGRTEHDVQAGGPQFVTVENSMGVVHATRGAVAPASEHLLSEPMIVARLAAAVLGERSKVPWVSLVEDYDRVRELISKVIPGFEEFNRRVREPGGFSLPNGPREGRFTTASGKAHFTVHTMPREELEPGQLMMMTLRTHDQFNTTVYGLDDRYRGIRGGRRVVMMHPKDIAERGLAEGQVVDLTSHFQGEQRVARKFVVVPYNIPRRCAATYFPETNVLVPVDSYAEKSRTPASKSVVITVAPSVELAALVEGSTS; from the coding sequence ATGGCCAGAGCACAGCGTGAGACAGAGGAGCCGCAGGACGCGCCGAGCCAGGCGCTGACGCCGCTGTCGCCCCCCGTCCAGCCCCCCGAGGAGCCAAGGCCACCTCTGGTCGGCCGCCTGTCCGAGGTCGCCGGAGGTCTCCCCGCGGTCATCTCCACGATGAAGCACGCGTGGGGCGAGATGGGGCCCGTGCGAGGCACGCGGCTGCTGCTCAAGGTCAACCAGAAGGACGGCTTCGACTGTCCTGGCTGTGCATGGCCGGACCCCGGGCATCGCTCGGTGGCGGAGTTCTGTGAGAACGGCGCGAAGGCGGTGGCGGAGGAGGGCACGAAGGAGCGCGTGACGCCCGACTTCTTCCGCCAGTGGAGCGTGGCGGACCTGTGCGCGCAGTCCGATTACTGGCTGGGCAAGCAGGGCCGGCTCACGCACCCCATGGTGCTGCGCGAGGGCGCCACGCACTACACGCCCATCTCGTGGGACGAAGCCTTCGCGCTCGTGGCGGAGGAGCTCCAGGCGCTCCCGACGCCCGATGCCGCGTGCTTCTACACCTCCGGGCGCACCAGCAACGAGGCCGCGTTCCTGTACCAGTTGTTCGTGCGGCAGTTCGGGACGAACAACCTGCCGGACTGCTCGAACATGTGCCACGAGTCCAGCGGCACGGCGCTCAACGAGACGCTGGGCATTGGCAAGGGCACCGTCACGCTGGAGGACTTCGACCAGGCCGAGGCCATCTTCGTCATCGGGCAGAACCCGGGCACCAACCACCCGCGCATGCTCACCACGCTCCAGGCCGCGGCGCGCCGAGGGTGTGAAATCGTCAGCATCAACCCGCTGCCCGAGACGGGGCTCAATCGCTTCAAGCACCCGCAGGAGGTGTTCCAGCTCCTCGGGTCCGGCACGGCGCTGAACACCCAGTTCCTCCAGGTGCGCATCAACGGCGACGTGGCGCTGCTCCAGGGGCTGGGCAAGGCGCTGCTCGAGCGCGAGGCGGAGCAGCCCGGCACGGTGGTGGCGCGCTCGTTCGTCGAGGACAAGACGCTCGGGTTCGAGGCCTACGCGGAGAACCTGCGCGCGGTGCGCTGGGAGGATGTGGTGGAGCGCAGCGGGGTGCCGCGCGAGCAGATCCTCGCGGCGGCGGACCTGCTCGCCCGCTCCGAGCGCACCATCTTCTGCTGGGCGATGGGGCTGACGCAGCATCGCAACGCGGTCGCCAACATCCAGGAGATCGTCAACCTCACGCTGCTGCGAGGCAGCGTGGGCAAGCCCGGCGCGGGCGTGTGTCCCGTGCGAGGTCACAGCAACGTGCAGGGTGACCGCACCATGGGCATCTGGGAGCGGCCCAAGGCCGCGTTCCTGGACTCACTCGCCCGGGAGTTCGCCTTCGAGCCTCCGCGTCATCATGGCCTGGACGTGGTGGACACCATCCACGGCATGCACGCGGGGCGCGTCCAGGTGTTCTTCGCGCTCGGGGGGAACTTCCTCTCGGCCACGCCGGACACGGAGCTCACCGCGCGGGCCCTGCGGCGCACGCGGCTGACGGTGCATGTCTCGACGAAGCTCAACCGCGCGCACCTCGTGCATGGCCGCCGCGCGCTCATCCTCCCGTGCCTGGGGCGGACCGAGCACGATGTGCAGGCGGGTGGGCCGCAGTTCGTCACGGTGGAGAACTCGATGGGCGTGGTGCACGCCACGCGAGGCGCCGTGGCTCCGGCCTCCGAGCACCTGCTCAGCGAGCCGATGATTGTCGCTCGGCTGGCGGCGGCGGTGCTGGGGGAGCGCTCGAAGGTGCCGTGGGTGTCGCTGGTGGAGGACTATGACCGCGTCCGGGAGCTGATCTCCAAGGTCATCCCCGGCTTCGAGGAGTTCAACCGTCGGGTGCGCGAGCCGGGCGGGTTCTCGCTGCCGAACGGCCCTCGCGAGGGGCGCTTCACCACCGCGAGCGGCAAGGCGCACTTCACCGTGCACACGATGCCTCGGGAGGAGCTGGAGCCCGGGCAGTTGATGATGATGACGTTGCGCACGCATGACCAGTTCAACACCACGGTGTATGGGCTGGATGACCGCTACCGGGGGATTCGCGGTGGGCGGCGCGTGGTGATGATGCACCCGAAGGACATCGCGGAGCGCGGGCTCGCCGAAGGGCAAGTGGTGGACCTGACGAGCCACTTCCAGGGTGAGCAGCGGGTGGCTCGGAAGTTCGTGGTGGTGCCGTACAACATTCCGCGCCGGTGCGCGGCGACATACTTCCCCGAGACGAACGTGCTGGTGCCCGTGGACAGCTACGCGGAGAAGAGCCGCACGCCCGCGTCGAAGTCCGTGGTCATCACCGTGGCGCCGTCGGTGGAGCTGGCTGCTCTCGTCGAGGGTTCGACTTCATGA
- a CDS encoding BON domain-containing protein — translation MTGRRHEDPHPNERRGRGPSHPDTSRHAAPRDSHRSDWDARRDFEHPSRDLERDRAYRSMRGDRDTLDYEIDRDFGDAARAMEQAHEYGRDYNRERELDRRARAFDPERIARRPGYSPSGTFRDVGEGGPPRPMSRRGAWRVESGAGHTRYGQRGLDEWDEPEAWMDELRELSPRERPAEADVRLGGTQPSGHGPGVENMARPQTGFSTSRSRPDDHERGHGGYSGAPFRPRGQGPKGYQRADDRIRADLCDRLMQDWMDASDTEVEVRDGVVTLRGGVRSRDEKRAIEDAAEAVLGVKEVLNHLRLHREGVSHPPASQAPLASVEDGWEEDGSLHS, via the coding sequence ATGACTGGCAGGCGCCACGAAGACCCCCACCCGAACGAGCGACGCGGTCGAGGTCCCTCCCACCCGGACACCTCGCGACACGCGGCCCCGCGGGACTCCCACCGCTCCGACTGGGACGCACGGCGCGACTTCGAGCACCCCTCCAGGGACCTCGAGCGAGACCGCGCCTACCGCTCCATGCGAGGTGACCGGGACACGCTCGACTACGAAATCGACCGGGACTTCGGCGACGCCGCGCGAGCCATGGAGCAAGCCCACGAGTACGGCCGGGATTACAACCGCGAGCGAGAGCTGGACCGTCGCGCCCGCGCCTTCGACCCGGAGCGCATCGCCAGGCGCCCAGGATACAGCCCGAGCGGCACCTTCCGAGACGTTGGAGAAGGCGGCCCCCCACGCCCCATGTCCCGGCGTGGCGCGTGGCGGGTCGAGTCAGGCGCGGGCCACACGCGCTACGGCCAGCGCGGCCTCGACGAATGGGACGAGCCCGAGGCCTGGATGGACGAACTGCGGGAACTCAGTCCCCGCGAGCGACCCGCCGAAGCGGACGTGCGCCTGGGCGGCACCCAGCCCTCGGGACATGGCCCGGGCGTGGAGAACATGGCGAGGCCCCAGACGGGCTTCTCCACCAGCAGGTCCCGCCCCGATGACCATGAGCGAGGCCATGGGGGTTACTCCGGAGCCCCGTTCCGACCTCGGGGCCAAGGGCCCAAGGGTTACCAGCGAGCCGATGACCGCATCCGCGCGGACCTCTGCGACCGGCTGATGCAGGACTGGATGGACGCCTCCGACACGGAGGTGGAGGTCCGCGACGGCGTCGTCACGCTGCGCGGCGGTGTGCGAAGCCGGGACGAGAAGCGCGCCATCGAGGACGCCGCGGAGGCGGTGCTGGGCGTCAAGGAGGTCCTCAACCACCTCCGCCTCCACCGTGAAGGCGTGTCACACCCACCTGCGTCCCAGGCTCCGCTGGCCTCCGTGGAGGACGGGTGGGAGGAGGACGGCTCGCTGCACTCGTGA
- the hutU gene encoding urocanate hydratase: MSRVIRAPRGSSLSCKGWVQEAALRMLMNNLDPEVAERPEDLVVYGGTGKAARDWPSFDRIVSSLQSLSDEETLLVQSGKPVGIFRTHPDAPRVLIANSNLVGRWANWEHFHELEKKGLMMYGQMTAGSWIYIGTQGILQGTYETFAAAGRFHFGSEDLAGRLVLSGGLGGMGGAQPLAATMNNAVFLGVEIDPWRAQRRVETRYLDVVAKDIDEALALAKDAQQKRIGRSIGIIGNAASVFRELYRRGIKPDLVTDQTSAHDPLNGYVPVDMSLEAAAEMRKRDPEGYIRRARESMIMHVDAMNDFQRAGSHVFDYGNNLRGQAQLGGMENAFEFPGFVPAYIRPLFCEGMGPFRWVALSGDPEDIRRTDRAVRELFPQKASLQRWLTMADERIAFQGLPARICWLGYGERAKAGLAFNELVRKGEVKAPIVIGRDHLDCGSVASPNRETEAMKDGTDAVADWPILNALVNAVNGASWVSFHHGGGVGMGYSLHAGQVIVADGTPEAARRIERVLTSDPGMGVLRHADAGYPEAIDVARERGVKIPGITV; the protein is encoded by the coding sequence ATGTCCCGCGTCATCCGCGCCCCTCGTGGTTCCTCCCTCTCGTGCAAGGGTTGGGTCCAGGAGGCCGCGCTCCGGATGTTGATGAACAACCTCGACCCGGAGGTCGCCGAGCGCCCCGAGGATCTCGTCGTCTACGGCGGTACCGGCAAGGCCGCTCGCGACTGGCCGTCCTTCGACCGCATCGTCTCCAGCCTCCAGAGCCTCTCCGACGAGGAGACGCTGCTCGTGCAGAGCGGCAAGCCCGTGGGCATCTTCCGCACCCATCCGGATGCGCCCCGCGTGCTCATCGCCAACTCCAACCTCGTGGGCCGCTGGGCCAACTGGGAGCACTTCCACGAGCTGGAGAAGAAGGGCCTGATGATGTACGGCCAGATGACGGCCGGCTCGTGGATCTACATCGGCACCCAGGGCATCCTCCAAGGCACCTACGAGACGTTCGCCGCCGCGGGCCGCTTCCACTTCGGCAGCGAGGACCTCGCGGGCCGGCTCGTGCTGTCCGGCGGTCTGGGCGGCATGGGGGGCGCGCAGCCGTTGGCCGCGACCATGAACAACGCCGTGTTCCTGGGCGTGGAGATCGACCCGTGGCGCGCCCAGCGCCGCGTGGAGACGCGCTACCTGGATGTGGTGGCCAAGGACATCGACGAGGCGCTCGCCCTGGCGAAGGACGCCCAGCAGAAGCGCATCGGCCGCTCCATCGGCATCATCGGCAACGCGGCCTCGGTGTTCCGCGAGCTGTACCGCCGGGGCATCAAGCCCGACCTCGTCACGGACCAGACGAGCGCGCACGACCCGCTCAACGGCTACGTCCCGGTGGACATGTCGCTGGAGGCCGCCGCGGAGATGCGCAAGAGGGACCCGGAGGGCTACATCCGCCGCGCGCGTGAGTCGATGATCATGCACGTGGACGCGATGAACGACTTCCAGCGCGCCGGCAGCCACGTCTTCGACTACGGCAACAACCTGCGCGGCCAGGCGCAGCTGGGCGGCATGGAGAACGCGTTCGAGTTCCCCGGCTTCGTCCCCGCGTACATCCGCCCGCTGTTCTGCGAGGGCATGGGCCCGTTCCGCTGGGTGGCCCTCTCCGGAGACCCGGAGGACATCCGCCGCACGGACCGCGCGGTGCGCGAGCTGTTCCCGCAGAAGGCCTCGCTCCAGCGCTGGCTGACCATGGCCGACGAGCGCATCGCGTTCCAGGGCCTGCCCGCGCGCATCTGCTGGCTGGGCTACGGCGAGCGCGCCAAGGCGGGCCTCGCCTTCAACGAGCTGGTGCGCAAGGGCGAGGTGAAGGCCCCCATCGTCATCGGCCGGGACCACCTGGACTGCGGCTCCGTGGCGTCGCCCAACCGCGAGACGGAGGCCATGAAGGACGGCACCGACGCGGTGGCCGACTGGCCCATCCTCAACGCGCTGGTGAACGCCGTGAACGGCGCGTCGTGGGTGTCCTTCCACCACGGCGGCGGCGTGGGCATGGGCTACTCCCTGCACGCCGGCCAGGTCATCGTGGCGGACGGCACCCCGGAGGCCGCGCGGCGCATCGAGCGCGTGCTCACCAGTGACCCCGGCATGGGGGTGCTGCGCCACGCGGACGCTGGCTACCCGGAGGCCATCGACGTGGCCCGGGAGCGGGGCGTGAAGATTCCTGGCATCACCGTGTAG
- the hutI gene encoding imidazolonepropionase, with translation MDALELLVRNTSEVLTLEGSHRERAETALTPRAGACVGIRHGRIAFVGQESELPPNAVNLQTQVLDAEGGFVGPGFVDPHTHLVFAGERSAEFDLRNQGATYLEIAKAGGGIVSTVRATRAASEDDLVRLALPRVQRLLAQGVTVAEVKSGYGLDVENELKMLRVVRRLRALAPVELVPTLLCAHAVPEEYRGRREDYVRLCIDEILPAVAREGLARFCDVFVEDSAFTVDEARRILTAGRALGLVPRLHADQLTACGASELAAEMGAATADHLEQVTDAGLRALADANVTAVLVPTSTLFLRMRPYAPGRRIRDAGLNIALGTNVNPGSAMSENTALAMGLACLENGLTAAEAYWAATRGAALSLGLQRNGRLAVGDAGDLVMFSCASYRHLPYHLGVGHARTVVKSGRVVLRQELNSCG, from the coding sequence ATGGATGCACTGGAGCTGTTGGTTCGGAACACGTCCGAGGTCCTCACCCTGGAGGGCTCTCACCGCGAGCGCGCGGAGACGGCGCTCACGCCCCGCGCCGGCGCCTGCGTGGGCATCCGCCACGGACGCATCGCCTTCGTCGGACAGGAGTCGGAGCTGCCGCCGAACGCGGTGAACCTCCAGACGCAGGTGCTGGACGCGGAGGGCGGCTTCGTGGGCCCGGGCTTCGTGGACCCGCACACGCACCTGGTGTTCGCGGGCGAGCGCTCCGCGGAGTTCGACCTGCGCAACCAGGGCGCCACCTATCTGGAGATCGCCAAGGCCGGCGGCGGCATCGTGAGCACCGTGCGCGCCACGCGCGCCGCCAGCGAGGATGACCTGGTGCGGCTGGCCCTGCCGCGCGTGCAGCGACTGCTCGCTCAGGGCGTGACGGTGGCCGAGGTGAAGAGCGGCTACGGGCTGGACGTCGAGAACGAGCTGAAGATGCTGCGCGTGGTGCGACGGCTGCGCGCGCTGGCGCCCGTGGAGCTGGTGCCCACGCTCCTGTGCGCGCACGCCGTGCCCGAGGAGTACCGGGGCCGCCGCGAGGACTACGTCCGCCTCTGCATCGACGAGATTCTCCCCGCCGTCGCGCGCGAGGGCCTGGCGCGCTTCTGCGACGTCTTCGTGGAGGACAGCGCCTTCACCGTGGATGAAGCGCGCCGCATCCTCACCGCGGGCCGCGCGCTGGGGCTCGTGCCGCGCCTGCACGCGGACCAGCTCACCGCGTGCGGTGCCTCGGAGCTCGCCGCCGAGATGGGCGCCGCGACCGCCGACCACCTGGAGCAGGTCACCGATGCGGGCCTGCGCGCGCTCGCCGACGCCAACGTCACGGCCGTGCTCGTGCCTACCTCCACCCTCTTCCTGCGCATGCGCCCCTACGCCCCGGGCCGTCGCATTCGCGACGCGGGCCTCAACATCGCTTTGGGCACCAACGTCAATCCAGGCTCGGCGATGAGTGAAAACACAGCCTTGGCGATGGGCCTGGCGTGTCTGGAGAATGGCCTCACCGCGGCGGAGGCGTACTGGGCCGCCACGCGGGGGGCTGCTCTGTCATTGGGACTGCAACGAAACGGCAGGCTGGCTGTCGGTGATGCAGGCGACCTGGTGATGTTCAGTTGTGCGTCCTACCGCCATCTGCCCTACCATCTGGGCGTAGGGCACGCGCGCACGGTCGTGAAGTCCGGGCGCGTGGTGCTTCGACAGGAGCTCAACTCCTGCGGGTGA
- a CDS encoding class II glutamine amidotransferase, producing the protein MCRLFGFRSSVPSAVHHSLVTQKNSLLIQSREHKDGWGIAAYSAAPMPLVAHGVAPAHSDPDFQRVSNGVSAHTVVAHIRLASVGAVELRNSHPFNHGRWTFVHNGTVRDFSRHHASIEALICPTLRAGIQGTTDSERCFYLFLTRLAARHPIGQPVPVEGVARALAETMSLVSAITDTTETPQRSAMNFLVTDGEVMVASRRNRTLFVSLGDAFSATGTLPTSGTKLEQLIVSSEALCGGPHWTPVAEEDVIGVDASLVFHHWRVPELAGDAVPPPTPGPTRHAA; encoded by the coding sequence ATGTGCCGACTCTTTGGATTCCGTTCATCAGTCCCTTCCGCCGTGCACCACTCGTTGGTGACGCAGAAGAACTCGCTCCTCATCCAGTCGCGTGAGCACAAGGATGGATGGGGCATCGCCGCCTACAGCGCGGCGCCCATGCCACTGGTGGCCCACGGTGTGGCCCCAGCCCACAGCGACCCCGACTTCCAGCGGGTGAGCAACGGGGTGTCCGCCCACACGGTGGTGGCACACATCCGGCTCGCGTCGGTGGGCGCGGTGGAGCTGCGCAACTCGCACCCGTTCAACCACGGCCGGTGGACCTTCGTTCACAACGGCACGGTGCGGGACTTCTCGAGGCACCACGCGAGCATCGAGGCGCTCATCTGCCCCACCCTGCGCGCGGGCATCCAGGGCACCACGGACAGCGAGCGCTGCTTCTACCTCTTCCTCACGCGGCTGGCGGCAAGGCATCCCATCGGCCAGCCCGTCCCCGTGGAAGGCGTCGCGCGAGCGCTCGCGGAGACCATGAGCCTGGTCTCCGCCATCACCGACACCACGGAGACGCCGCAGCGCTCCGCGATGAACTTCCTCGTCACGGACGGCGAGGTGATGGTGGCCTCGCGGCGCAACCGCACCCTCTTCGTCTCGCTGGGCGACGCCTTCAGCGCGACGGGGACGCTGCCCACCTCGGGCACGAAGCTGGAGCAGCTCATCGTCTCCAGCGAGGCGCTGTGCGGCGGCCCGCACTGGACGCCCGTCGCGGAGGAGGACGTCATCGGCGTGGACGCAAGCCTCGTCTTCCACCACTGGCGCGTGCCGGAGCTGGCGGGAGACGCCGTCCCACCGCCGACGCCGGGCCCCACGCGCCACGCGGCGTGA
- the tsaE gene encoding tRNA (adenosine(37)-N6)-threonylcarbamoyltransferase complex ATPase subunit type 1 TsaE translates to MSAAEHVKRALTLASPEETHQLGVRLGGLLEPGDFVGLIGDLGAGKTHLVRGVAEGARVPRSEVASPTFAIVYPYSGRIPLYHADLYRLTGYDDLYATGFMDLVGGEGALLVEWLDRVPEAAPRGEYLRVTLAHAGGDARTLEAEAFGARAAALLTAWLP, encoded by the coding sequence ATGAGTGCAGCGGAGCATGTGAAGCGGGCCCTGACGCTGGCCTCGCCCGAGGAGACGCACCAGTTGGGGGTCCGCCTGGGCGGGCTCCTGGAGCCGGGCGACTTCGTCGGCTTGATTGGAGACCTGGGCGCGGGAAAGACGCACCTGGTTCGCGGCGTCGCGGAAGGCGCGCGGGTGCCCAGGTCCGAGGTGGCCAGCCCGACGTTCGCCATCGTGTACCCGTACTCGGGACGCATTCCGCTCTATCACGCGGACCTGTACCGCCTGACGGGCTACGACGACCTCTACGCCACGGGCTTCATGGACCTGGTGGGCGGGGAGGGGGCCTTGCTGGTGGAGTGGTTGGACCGGGTGCCGGAGGCGGCGCCTCGCGGCGAGTACCTGCGCGTCACCCTGGCCCACGCGGGCGGAGACGCGCGCACGCTCGAGGCCGAGGCCTTTGGCGCACGCGCCGCCGCGCTGCTGACGGCGTGGCTGCCCTGA
- a CDS encoding bifunctional ADP-dependent NAD(P)H-hydrate dehydratase/NAD(P)H-hydrate epimerase, protein MLRVLTAAQMRQAEQAAEQRHGMPSALLMENAGRGLAEVARSLAGTSGRFVVVCGPGNNGGDGLVAARFLLEGGARVAVTLVGDAAKLTPEARRNLEALKGFGGTVRPLESLEAPSSGDVVVDALFGTGLSRAPAGAFAEAISAIHRWRQAGAKVVAADVPSGLQSDTGEAFSPCVEADATVAFGFLKPGQVLEPGATLCGRVRRVDIGLAGAASREVSGPALFVVEESDARGMLPVRKPDSHKGTYGHVLVVAGSRGKTGAAALVAKAALRSGAGLVTVATRGDALEAVQAHSAEIMGVPLEAAGPLGMGDLEALLAAAEGKDALVIGPGIPRGPGTGTLIGELLARLEIPAVLDADALNAVAGDLSVLRRAKAPVVLTPHPGEMARLTGRSTREVQAHRLEVVGRLASETGATVVLKGDRTLTAHADGRVFINTTGNPGMATGGSGDVLSGICGALLAQGFTSPDAAWTAVFAHGLAGDLAAARRGQLGLVAGDLIEQGLCELWVRWGR, encoded by the coding sequence ATGTTGCGCGTCCTCACCGCCGCCCAGATGCGTCAGGCCGAACAGGCCGCCGAGCAGCGCCATGGAATGCCCTCTGCCCTGTTGATGGAGAACGCGGGGCGAGGGCTCGCGGAGGTGGCGCGGAGTCTCGCGGGGACCTCGGGTCGCTTCGTGGTGGTGTGCGGCCCGGGCAACAACGGCGGCGATGGGCTGGTGGCCGCGCGCTTCCTCCTCGAAGGCGGCGCGCGGGTGGCGGTGACGCTGGTGGGCGACGCGGCGAAGCTGACGCCGGAGGCTCGGCGCAACCTGGAGGCGTTGAAGGGCTTTGGTGGGACGGTGCGTCCGCTGGAGTCGCTGGAGGCTCCGTCTTCAGGAGACGTGGTGGTCGATGCGCTGTTCGGCACGGGGCTGAGCCGCGCTCCCGCCGGGGCCTTCGCGGAGGCCATCTCCGCCATCCACCGTTGGCGGCAGGCGGGCGCGAAGGTGGTGGCGGCGGATGTGCCGTCTGGCCTCCAGAGCGACACGGGTGAGGCCTTCTCTCCCTGCGTGGAGGCGGACGCCACGGTGGCCTTTGGCTTCCTCAAGCCAGGGCAGGTGCTGGAGCCGGGCGCGACGTTGTGTGGCCGCGTGCGGCGGGTGGACATCGGCCTGGCGGGCGCCGCGTCCCGCGAGGTGTCGGGCCCCGCGCTCTTCGTGGTGGAGGAGTCGGACGCGCGCGGCATGTTGCCGGTGCGCAAGCCCGACTCGCACAAGGGCACCTACGGCCACGTCCTGGTCGTCGCGGGCAGCCGAGGCAAGACGGGCGCCGCGGCGTTGGTCGCGAAGGCCGCGCTTCGCTCGGGCGCGGGGCTGGTCACCGTGGCCACGCGGGGCGATGCGCTGGAGGCCGTGCAGGCGCACTCGGCGGAGATCATGGGCGTCCCCCTGGAGGCCGCCGGGCCCTTGGGAATGGGGGACCTGGAGGCCCTGCTGGCCGCCGCCGAGGGCAAGGACGCGCTCGTCATCGGGCCGGGCATTCCCCGAGGCCCTGGGACAGGGACGCTCATCGGTGAGCTGCTCGCGCGCCTGGAGATTCCCGCCGTCCTGGATGCGGATGCGCTCAACGCGGTGGCGGGAGACCTGTCCGTGCTTCGCCGCGCGAAGGCGCCCGTCGTGCTCACGCCCCATCCGGGCGAGATGGCGAGGCTGACGGGCAGGTCGACCCGGGAGGTTCAGGCACACCGGCTGGAGGTCGTGGGTCGACTGGCCTCCGAGACCGGCGCGACGGTGGTGCTGAAGGGAGACCGCACGCTGACGGCGCACGCGGATGGCCGCGTGTTCATCAACACCACGGGCAACCCGGGCATGGCCACGGGAGGCTCGGGTGACGTGTTGTCCGGAATCTGTGGTGCGCTCCTGGCGCAGGGCTTCACGTCGCCGGATGCGGCGTGGACGGCGGTCTTCGCGCACGGGCTCGCGGGAGACCTGGCCGCGGCCCGTCGCGGTCAACTGGGCCTGGTGGCGGGGGACCTCATCGAGCAGGGCCTCTGCGAGCTGTGGGTGAGGTGGGGACGATGA